Proteins from one Anopheles nili chromosome 2, idAnoNiliSN_F5_01, whole genome shotgun sequence genomic window:
- the LOC128732261 gene encoding RWD domain-containing protein 2A — protein MKKGNVEDDAQVVLQRKNVQKQLDEFQMLSAIFCNHGELQVDDYSCIDNLNGFICGEIEQLSAKLDYRFNLPLLSDQKVELLVQLPHLYPSLELPRIVIRSAEIAREQERLLTVKIEQYIEEEILERDEPYVYQVICWIQDHIVEMLQSTAEKKELSTSCKHTTIEHKPIIFERLWIYSHHLKSKMKRQTIVKTARELKLTGFSRPGKPAIICVEGHQADTQEFWRTIKPLKWQKIQIKLSETSTSETATEMVQLRHFAFGFREELFCEMDEDSDTEDQPMSMSLFMKFLEKHNCGYVKKELFGIQNMINMQPS, from the coding sequence ATGAAGAAAGGCAATGTGGAGGACGATGCTCAAGTCGTACTGCAAAGGAAAAATGTCCAAAAACAGCTCGATGAGTTCCAGATGCTTTCAGCCATTTTTTGCAACCACGGAGAGCTTCAAGTCGACGATTACAGCTGCATAGACAACCTGAACGGTTTTATCTGTGGTGAAATCGAGCAACTTAGCGCAAAACTGGACTATCGTTTCAACCTCCCACTGTTATCGGACCAAAAGGTAGAGCTTTTAGTGCAATTGCCCCATCTGTATCCCTCCCTGGAGTTACCACGGATTGTAATTCGTTCGGCAGAGATTGCGCGCGAACAAGAACGGTTGCTAACGGTCAAGATTGAGCAGTACATTGAAGAAGAAATACTTGAACGGGACGAACCGTACGTCTATCAGGTGATTTGCTGGATACAAGACCACATTGTGGAGATGCTGCAATCGACGGCAGAGAAAAAGGAACTCTCTACGAGCTGCAAACACACCACGATCGAACACAAACCAATCATATTTGAGCGATTGTGGATATATTCGCACCatttaaaaagcaaaatgaaacgacAGACGATCGTCAAAACTGCACGTGAGCTAAAGCTCACTGGTTTCTCGCGTCCGGGAAAACCGGCCATCATCTGCGTGGAAGGACATCAGGCTGACACACAAGAGTTTTGGCGCACTATCAAACCATTGAAATGGCAGAAAATACAGATAAAACTCAGTGAAACAAGTACCAGCGAAACAGCGACCGAAATGGTGCAGCTGCGACACTTTGCGTTCGGTTTCCGGGAGGAGCTTTTTTGCGAGATGGACGAGGATTCCGACACGGAAGATCAACCGATGAGCATGAGCCTTTTTATGAAGTTTCTCGAGAAGCATAACTGTGGCTATGTAAAGAAGGAACTTTTCGGCATTCAAAATATGATCAATATGCAGCCTAGCTAG
- the LOC128729376 gene encoding uncharacterized protein LOC128729376, which translates to MAIHYWSLPCLLLAFVVCIVNGKIRDLPHEYHSEFSVDSDFELLKKILRQNLLQDYADITGDQHDQREVESMVEKRIHSFLRDRLERENSKNERFRRDINDAEAAIEADTADARQLYLKGFQERGHVPVNFPIDICLLRVGKSIFAAALHQSETSNRTMNATTVSFYRRVKGKFEKYQEHQAYTARHFDCVSIAHLGFVAVVNYHDQELNVFEEGSPVFQIHEDATIEMVQTFGQPNQNTVHLWVHGKHVFLMHTYINLDESRPTVCPLYRWSGYYFDVVDQMPCHNAVHIEAFSIEQQLFVAVANQMSSAQGKDTFSDIFILNPDTQKLVLHQRIYIYSVSDIVYFFFEAYERREHFLIAGNSIEVDGADAGGRKARNVDQSSIIYKFVDGYFVPFQNLELTGVKMFLPVVHENGEFLLLVLCHDQPLLIYEYDGWKLVPSRIDYTGEAFAAGVTNMRVYRHIVNASVIVIANSNLFGKSINLFTPQYGVQNDLRQVYAHFIEWCERMQEQTSQVNLEQLYNRLIELPDNASDGAVTINKNIELQESTVQSLNAKSINTKHLLVDEAFLSYVVEVNEYVQRVKEKMDLVEQTIHGSVLINDTVRWNGDLAVSELIAPAGQMKQLDVKVLNNAAHKTRETDSQNEDLVEDDTITVERLIVDRIADVRFWNGHAAESLLLVDDPPMKWKDMSVTAKKVVVGGNLFVNKLIDGIFFHPGNVLLPNVDQVFDGTSLTVKDLTVNRLKSQRLNSTDAGSVQRMMDQSRTLLAKSRGAMPQEYGSEFDTIDADELQLTGLLNDIDPRLLTDNVLLDQAADQQFNDKMVIDQITAHNIVVTESKLSGVELKNVAQTTGEQKILQDLQFVQPMLVNSLFLRDRLNHIPVMEDKLQLLHLTASEIQTITGTKTFDYVELLKPIELQGRINGESLSKMNPIMTIGDDLVLNGDYTIHGNVTFNGQLWAHNILSNRGEHDLHRLVTHGLQINASPAPGQVIKFLQPVFVEHLHAQRINELDVSDLVPQVAGQVQYLTGRKTFIGELKVDGTVDANEINKVDLNQLNRTIFRRNGVEQTIDGTIHFNTVISSHVNADTVRFDGKHLDRLLRLDISQNVSAPVYFKNCTIYVDNTVVAQSVQADNRSTLFRYDVDHLLQDTLIFGGDETNAAFIQGPKSFRNLTIGQLVLLDGSLLNGIPVENIKHILAAGDNRTIIKNELHNFQSDIAINHLLFEGAINGISKESFCKAWLMHTGNQTFSVGQTFEQIAMGQLHMSGKLNGITMQQLAENAYRTDREEYIEQAIFHKGIVTYEPSTVGGLVSGLNLTNDVLLKQSPGIQTLGTMRVSGMLEAKGQLHILNQLNGINFPKMMMFFASTANEQGRESALVNIQVQENVYFEHDPIVIHLNGHNVKKLYNQVWLPHRPTVLTGRYHFESVQFEKPLDNKIQPINHLFWDEVQARCLSGTKTQNITAPVLFHGDVKIHARAEFHDVHLQGLLKSSKSSPGLNAIEYDKYALRHQEPQEISGKWLFHDLEIHGNFEIKTLNGHNVATELLRSDVAASNVTASKHFSELHVESIVCAPPCIIQEVDMDEWYSNGLRLRGNQTLEGTLIIENGIITGNLIALGTVNGMRFDADNLMLKSVPQNVNGTLRLVTKFPNENKIFPLVFESLHAKTINGKDVDKFLNNVALNSQNPLIINSPVTFIDLIETDDSLLEGDEIFGVNVTQLLQSTSYHNDVDALASQVRSLESVNDKLAENVFENSPIFSHFEKLKPITVHAVRMLVLTVPMHPTPLELIVVHSAEPNRPPAIDFYHWSAKESRLVPSKAYPSIVGRDRTIANVKRLNLGQKQHLFVEFIERDSKTFVQQILDLHTETTDMYKFVPLYVMNSTRSRDVIWLKMAKLDCIVMYSKGTVGLEIRCLREHNLVQILDVRQIEETVAPVQMVALENHLVMLDSNEHIQIWRTTGTFYMKHHQTIAVSHPSYLSVARYENQLMLAINSEHTPNTAHHGSIEIWRKALSANTTFVQHQLILTKLPKQLQFSVLPSRELVLYTLTENWLHPLVVYRYEGVTGFREILTTNTIRQKAKRLSVLKMRLAQTEIVAILGAESTELVNVVFV; encoded by the exons ATGGCGATACATTACTGGTCATTGCCTTGTTTGCTTCTAGCATTTGTAGTATGTATAGTGAATGGGAAAATTCGAGATTTACCACACGAGTACCACTCGGAATTTAGCGTTGATAGCGACTTTGAGCTGCTGAAAAAAATCCTACGACAAAATTTACTGCAAGACTATGCGGACATTACGGGCGACCAGCACGATCAACGAGAAGTGGAGTCGATGGTTGAAAAACGAATACATAGTTTTCTACGAGACCGACTGGAGCGGGAAAATTCGAAGAATGAACGTTTTAGGCGAGACATTAACGATGCAGAAGCTGCCATCGAGGCGGACACAGCTGATG CACGTCAACTGTATCTTAAAGGATTCCAAGAACGAGGTCATGTACCGGTAAATTTCCCTATCGACATCTGTCTGCTCCGCGTGGGTAAATCAATATTTGCAGCAGCCTTGCACCAAAGCGAAACTAGTAACAGAACAATGAACGCCACGACCGTTTCCTTCTATCGGAGG GTAAagggaaaatttgaaaagtACCAGGAGCACCAAGCGTACACGGCGCGCCATTTTGACTGTGTCTCGATCGCACACCTCGGGTTCGTGGCCGTGGTTAACTACCACGACCAGGAGCTAAATGTGTTCGAGGAAGGATCGCCCGTATTTCAGATCCATGAGGACGCCACGATTGAAATGGTACAGACGTTTGGTCAGCCGAACCAGAATACGGTCCATCTGTGGGTACACGGGAAGCACGTGTTTCTCATGCACACTTACATCAATCTGGACGAGAGTAGACCAACCGTGTGTCCCCTGTACCGGTGGTCTGGTTACTACTTCGATGTAGTCGACCAAATGCCATGCCACAACGCCGTTCATATCGAAGCATTCTCGATCGAACAGCAACTGTTCGTTGCGGTTGCGAATCAGATGTCCTCGGCGCAAGGCAAGGATACGTTTTCGGATATTTTTATTCTGAACCCCGACACTCAGAAGCTGGTGCTTCATCAACGAATCTACATTTACTCCGTATCGGATATTGTGTACTTTTTCTTCGAGGCGTACGAGCGCAGGGAGCACTTTCTCATTGCCGGAAATTCGATCGAAGTAGATGGCGCTGACGCTGGCGGACGCAAAGCACGCAATGTCGATCAGAGCTCGATCATCTACAAGTTTGTGGATGGCTATTTTGTGCCATTTCAAAATTTGGAGCTTACCGGCGTGAAAATGTTCCTCCCGGTTGTG CATGAAAATGGTGAATTTCTTCTGCTTGTGTTGTGCCACGATCAGCCATTGCTGATTTATGAGTATGATGGGTGGAAACTTGTACCATCGCGAATCGATTACACGGGAGAAGCATTCGCTGCAGGAGTGACTAACATGCGCGTGTATCGTCACATTGTGAATGCAAGTGTGATTGTGATAGCCAACAGCAATCTATTTgggaaatcaatcaatcttTTCACCCCCCAATATGGGGTGCAGAACGATCTGCGGCAGGTGTACGCTCATTTTATCGAATGGTGTGAGCGAATGCAGGAGCAAACCTCGCAGGTGAACCTAGAGCAGCTGTACAACCGGCTTATCGAACTGCCGGATAATGCATCGGACGGTGCGGTCACAATTAACAAAAATATTGAACTACAGGAATCGACCGTACAGTCCTTAAATGCCAAGTCTATAAACACAAAGCATCTGCTCGTCGATGAAGCCTTTCTATCGTACGTCGTCGAAGTGAACGAGTACGTACAGCGGGTCAAGGAAAAGATGGATCTCGTCGAACAGACCATTCACGGGAGTGTACTCATAAATGACACTGTTCGTTGGAACGGGGATTTGGCCGTTTCCGAGCTGATCGCACCCGCTGGGCAAATGAAGCAGCTCGACGTGAAGGTACTTAACAATGCAGCCCACAAGACGCGCGAAACGGACAGCCAGAATGAGGATTTAGTGGAGGACGATACGATCACCGTCGAACGACTGATAGTCGATCGCATTGCTGATGTGCGTTTCTGGAACGGACATGCCGCGGAGAGTTTGCTGCTGGTTGATGATCCTCCTATGAAATGGAAGGACATGTCCGTAACGGCTAAAAAGGTGGTCGTTGGAGGAAATCTGTTCGTGAACAAGCTTATCGATGGTATCTTTTTCCATCCCGGTAACGTGCTGCTTCCGAACGTCGATCAGGTATTTGATGGGACCAGCCTGACGGTTAAAGATCTTACCGTGAATCGATTAAAGAGCCAACGACTCAATTCCACCGACGCTGGCTCCGTGCAGCGGATGATGGATCAATCAAGAACGCTACTAGCGAAGTCACGTGGCGCTATGCCGCAGGAGTACGGCAGCGAATTTGATACTATCGATGCGGACGAGTTGCAGTTGACGGGCCTGCTAAACGACATCGATCCCCGGCTTCTAACCGACAACGTACTTCTCGACCAGGCAGCGGATCAGCAATTCAATGATAAAATGGTGATCGATCAGATTACGGCACACAATATTGTTGTGACTGAATCGAAGCTATCGGGAGTGGAATTGAAAAACGTTGCTCAAACTACCGGCGAGCAGAAGATCCTGCAGGATTTACAATTCGTGCAGCCCATGCTTGTGAACAGCTTGTTCCTGCGAGATCGTCTCAACCACATCCCCGTGATGGAGGATAAGCTGCAGTTGTTACATCTAACTGCCAGTGAAATTCAAACCATCACCGGAACAAAAACATTCGACTATGTCGAACTGCTAAAACCGATCGAACTGCAGGGAAGAATCAATGGCGAAAGCTTGAGCAAAATGAACCCTATCATGACGATTGGGGATGATCTGGTGCTGAACGGTGACTATACAATCCACGGGAATGTAACGTTTAACGGACAGCTTTGGGCACACAACATTTTAAGCAATAGAGGTGAACACGATCTGCATCGACTAGTAACGCATGGTTTACAGATAAACGCGTCACCAGCACCAGGGCAGGTGATTAAATTCCTTCAACCCGTGTTTGTCGAACATCTACACGCCCAAAGGATCAATGAACTTGATGTGAGCGATCTGGTGCCACAGGTTGCAGGACAGGTGCAGTATCTAACAGGACGCAAGACATTCATAGGAGAGCTCAAAGTTGATGGCACTGTTGATGCGAACGAGATCAACAAAGTCGATTTGAATCAGCTCAATCGTACAATATTTCGTCGAAACGGGGTCGAGCAAACCATCGATGGTACAATTCATTTCAATACAGTCATTTCGTCACACGTGAACGCTGATACTGTGCGCTTTGATGGGAAACACCTTGATCGATTACTTCGGTTAGACATTTCGCAAAATGTAAGTGCACCGGTGTACTTCAAAAACTGTACCATATACGTCGACAATACGGTTGTTGCACAAAGCGTGCAGGCAGACAATCGGTCAACGTTGTTTAGATATGACGTGGATCATCTGCTGCAAGATACATTGATTTTTGGGGGAGATGAAACAAATGCTGCTTTTATTCAAGGGCCCAAAAGCTTCCGAAACCTTACAATTGGACAGCTAGTGCTACTCGACGGATCTCTACTAAATGGGATACCGGTGGAGAATATAAAGCACATTCTGGCGGCCGGAGACAATCGTACTATAATCAAGAACGAATTGCACAACTTTCAAAGTGATATCGCGATAAATCATCTCCTATTTGAGGGAGCGATCAACGGAATATCAAAAGAGTCGTTTTGCAAGGCATGGTTAATGCATACGGGAAACCAAACGTTTTCAGTTGGGCAAACGTTTGAACAGATTGCAATGGGGCAGTTGCACATGTCTGGAAAACTAAATGGTATCACGATGCAACAGTTGGCAGAAAATGCATACCGTACTGATCGCGAAGAGTACATCGAACAGGCAATATTCC ATAAAGGCATTGTGACGTACGAGCCATCTACGGTTGGTGGCCTTGTGTCAGGACTAAATCTCACCAATGACGTCCTGCTAAAGCAATCACCCGGCATACAGACGCTTGGAACTATGCGTGTGTCAGGAATGCTGGAGGCAAAAGGGCAGCTGCACATATTAAACCAATTGAATGGGATTAATTTTCCCAAGATGATGATGTTCTTTGCCTCAACGGCCAACGAACAAGGACGCGAAAGTGCACTGGTCAATATACAGGTGCAGGAAAACGTTTACTTTGAACATGATCCAATCGTTATTCACCTTAACGGACACAATGTAAAGAAACTTTACAACCAAGTTTGGTTGCCTCATCGACCCACGGTGCTTACTGGCCGGTATCATTTCGAAAGTGTTCAATTCGAAAAACCCCTTGACAACAAG ATCCAGCCAATTAATCATCTGTTTTGGGACGAAGTACAGGCACGATGTTTAAGCggaacgaaaacacaaaacataacCGCACCAGTGCTGTTTCATGGTGATGTAAAAATACACGCTAGAGCTGAATTTCACGATGTACATCTACAAGGCTTATTGAAAAGTAGCAAAAG ctcACCCGGATTAAATGCCATAGAGTATGATAAATATGCACTACGACACCAAGAGCCGCAAGAAATTAGTGGGAAATGGTTATTTCATGATTTGGAAATTCACG gaaattttgaaattaaaacactTAATGGCCATAATGTTGCAACTGAGCTGCTCAGAAGCGACGTTGCTGCGAGCAACGTTACAGCTTCCAAGCATTTCAGTGAGCTGCACGTGGAAAGCATTGTATGCGCACCACCGTGCATTATACAGGAGGTGGACATGGATGAATGGTATTCAAATGGATTGCGACTGAGAGGAAATCAGACGCTTGAAGGAACGCTTATTATCGAAAACGGAATAATCACTGGTAACTTGATAGCGCTCGGTACCGTAAACGGCATGCGATTTGATGCGGATAACTTGATGCTAAAATCGGTACCCCAGAATGTTAATGGCACCCTGAGGCTAGTGACGAAATTTcccaacgaaaacaaaatttttccCCTAGTTTTCGAGTCGTTGCATGCGAAAACCATCAATGGAAAGGATGTTGACAAGTTTTTGAATAACGTTGCTCTAAACAGTCAAAATCCTTTAATAATCAATAGCCCGGTAACGTTTATCGACCTGATAGAAACAGATGACTCATTGTTAGAAGGAGATGAAATTTTTGGAGTAAACGTTACGCAATTGTTGCAATCCACGTCTTACCATAATGATGTGGACGCGCTTGCATCACAGGTTAGATCGCTCGAAAGTGTAAATGACAAGCTTGCAGAGAACGTGTTTGAAAATAGTCCGATCTTTAgtcattttgaaaaattgaaacccaTTACGGTGCATGCAGTGCGCATGTTGGTACTCACAGTTCCTATGCATCCAACGCCATTGGAATTGATTGTAGTACACAGTGCAGAGCCGAACAGGCCTCCTGCGATCGATTTTTACCATTGGAGTGCTAAAGAATCACGATTAGTACCTTCTAAGGCCTATCCCTCAATCGTGGGACGAGATCGTACAATTGCGAATGTGAAGCGTCTTAATCTTGGCCAGAAGCAACATCTCTTTGTAGAGTTTATTGAGCGAGATAGCAAAACGTTTGTTCAGCAAATTTTAGATTTGCACACCGAAACAACAGATATGTACAAATTTGTTCCGCTATATGTAATGAATAGTACACGTTCACGGGATGTGATCTGGTTGAAAATGGCCAAACTCGACTGTATCGTAATGTACTCAAAAGGTACAGTTGGCCTCGAAATTCGTTGTCTGAGAGAACACAATCTTGTTCAAATTCTTGACGTTAGGCAGATTGAAGAAACGGTAGCACCGGTTCAGATGGTAGCATTGGAAAATCATCTGGTAATGCTCGACAGTAACGAGCATATTCAAATCTGGCGTACAACGGGTACCTTTTACATGAAACATCACCAAACAATAGCTGTTTCACATCCTTCGTACCTCAGCGTGGCGAGGTATGAAAACCAGCTTATGCTGGCGATCAATTCAGAGCATACACCTAACACAGCTCATCATGGTTCAATTGAAATTTGGCGCAAAGCACTTTCTGCAAATACTACCTTTGTGCAACATCAGCTCATATTGACCAAGCTTCCAAAACAGCTGCAGTTTTCTGTGCTACCCTCGAGAGAACTAGTACTGTACACACTAACCGAAAATTGGCTGCATCCTCTGGTAGTGTATCGATATGAGGGTGTAACCGGCTTCAGAGAAATACTAACAACTAACACCATTCGTCAAAAGGCAAAACGGTTATCAGTTTTAAAGATGCGTCTAGCTCAGACAGAGATTGTTGCAATACTAGGCGCAGAGTCAACCGAGTTAGTAAATGTAGTATTCGTTTAA
- the LOC128721153 gene encoding Bardet-Biedl syndrome 7 protein-like has translation MELELTRVDYTNVGLTGPNCLQLLPPATSGSSSGPNSGYKQQQKVAIGDQDGVLQVFSMKKDELQVHFKTLPNEKIASVKLAGQAGSVADKIFTASENKVRGFNKKGKLFLAFETNLTETIRSMCVSGNDLLVCGNHVYNHYRDCKEVGSYLCGDVIVDVAALCPNNTSRLITVLACTGRVLRILEHARVRQTLEVDSVPTVLYVPKGLGDRLLCGFSDGTVVLFHFNLVSSEVKREMLVDERDGDAVPSAITCIATYDLSGDGKDELIVGRRDGTLQVFAMNSDEYQFEMECTQIYKENFNESISTLQGGCVGATNYTEIVVCTYSGRIFGLTTQCISKSMSDSLTHAERATGSDSSAKLLRIRAEIYELEQTIAKERERYQLSTQALSSGLSAIPMLPINDSFVLLKDDATFLLSLEIPTPIEHVLLQCDAPITLLDVEKNTAVVSFSECDKLSGNSLLASYRCQLNTNRIELKFRTIEGQSGTLQVYITPNLQPKCCQLKRYPIKPLSLHMIIHNASDEMLVRPMNTLTLRGPFSQAEMHNWMINSIPELPEKLYESGKVQYTFRHVFIGTLLVCEYGKGEAIFRSDNISTISILKDFITKEATKKRIKLEISTSINESTIPSLIKLIEPKIVHYNKLTKDYQLAQALIDLDIRDDEEFNTLSEEYRSLISNQQEIGIEFRKQPTILNRIYGILTDLYIDKFKFKGVNVKTKLPQLIELLDNYSYDELVQFYSVIKASDEEMSEI, from the exons ATGGAATTGGAGCTCACACGTGTCGATTACACCAACGTCGGCCTTACAGGACCGAATTGCCTACAGCTGCTACCTCCTGCGACCAGTGGTTCCTCCAGCGGCCCTAACAGTGGctacaagcagcagcaaaaagtgGCCATCGGTGACCAAGACGGTGTACTGCAGGTGTTCTCgatgaaaaaggacgagcTGCAGGTGCACTTCAAAACGTTGCCAAACGAAAAAATCGCCTCCGTCAAGCTTGCCGGCCAGGCGGGTTCGGTGGCGGATAAAATTTTCACCGCTTCCGAAAACAAGGTGCGCGGGTTcaacaaaaagggcaaactGTTCCTTGCGTTCGAAACCAACCTGACGGAAACGATCCGCTCGATGTGCGTCAGTGGGAACGATTTGCTCGTTTGTGGGAACCACGTGTACAATCACTATCGCGACTGCAAGGAGGTGGGCTCTTATCTATGTGGCGATGTCATCGTGGATGTGGCGGCGCTCTGCCCAAACAACACGAGCCGGCTCATAACAGTCCTTGCTTGTACAGGTCGAGTGTTGCGCATCCTGGAACATGCTCGCGTGCGGCAAACGCTCGAAGTGGACAGTGTCCCGACGGTCCTGTACGTGCCAAAGGGCCTAGGTGACAGGCTGTTGTGTGGATTTTCCGATGGTACCGTcgttctgtttcattttaatCTCGTGTCGTCGGAGGTGAAACGAGAGATGTTGGTCGACGAACGGGATGGTGATGCCGTACCGAGTGCAATTACCTGCATTGCCACCTACGACCTGTCGGGTGACGGTAAGGACGAATTGATCGTGGGTCGTCGCGATGGCACGCTGCAGGTGTTTGCAATGAACTCGGACGAGTACCAGTTTGAAATGGAATGCACGCAAATATATAaggaaaattttaatgaaagcATATCGACCCTACAGGGCGGCTGTGTGGGAGCCACTAACTACACCGAGATTGTGGTGTGCACGTACTCCGGGCGCATATTCGGACTAACGACGCAATGCATCAGCAAAAGCATGAGCGACAGCCTGACGCATGCCGAGCGTGCCACAGGCAGTGATTCTTCAGCTAAACTTCTTCGTATAAGGGCTGAAATTTACGAACTCGAGCAAACGATCGCCAAGGAAAGGGAACGGTATCAACTTTCCACCCAGGCGCTTTCTTCTGGACTGTCGGCAATACCGATGCTACCGATAAATGACTCGTTCGTGCTCCTAAAGGATGACGCTACGTTTCTGCTGTCGCTCGAAATCCCAACCCCGATCGAGCACGTGCTGCTTCAGTGCGACGCACCGATAACGCTGCTGGATGTAGAGAAAAACACGGCCGTTGTTAGCTTCAGCGAGTGCGATAAGTTGAGTGGCAACAGTCTCCTCGCGAGCTATCGTTGTCAGCTGAATACGAATCGTATCGAGTTGAAGTTTCGCACGATCGAGGGCCAGAGTGGGACACTGCAGGTTTACATTACGCCCAACCTGCAGCCGAAATGTTGCCAGCTAAAACGCTATCCAATCAAGCCGCTCTCGTTGCACATGATCATACACAATGCCAGCGACGAAATGCTTGTACGCCCAATGAACACCCTGACCCTGAGGGGACCGTTTAGTCAAGCCGAAATGCACAACTGGATGATAAACAGCATTCCCGAACTGCCGGAGAAGCTTTACGAAAGTGGTAAGGTGCAGTACACGTTCCGGCACGTATTCATCGGAACGCTGCTCGTGTGCGAATATGGCAAGGGAGAGGCCATCTTTCGGAGCGATAACATTTCTACTATTTCGATATTGAAAGATTTCATCACAAAGGAGGCTACCAAAAAACGAATCAAGCTGGAAATTTCCACGT cTATTAACGAATCTACTATACCCTCGCTCATCAAGCTGATCGAGCCGAAAATTGTGCATTACAACAAACTCACCAAGGACTATCAGCTTGCACAGGCTCTGATAGATTTAGACATTCGCGACGACGAAGAATTCAATACATTATCGGAGGAATACCGTTCGCTCATAAGCAACCAGCAAGAGATTGGAATCGAATTCCGGAAGCAACCAACAATACTAAACCGAATCTACGGCATACTAACCGATCTTTACatcgataaattcaaattcaagGGCGTGAACGTGAAAACAAAGCTGCCGCAGTTGATTGAGTTGCTTGATAACTATTCGTACGATGAGTTGGTTCAATTTTACAGTGTTATCAAAGCAAGCGATGAAGAAATGAGCGAAATATAA